The genomic region AGTCCCACGGCTTTTTTGCTAAGCAATTTTCGATCTTTTCTATCGTTAGGGTTGTGTCCATATAAGGTGGCTGCTAACTTGTAAATATGCGAAAGTTTTGTCGTACTTTTGTATCTATTTGTACTATTCTGATGTTTTATTGATCAGTGAATAAATATATTAAGTTTGTACTTTGCAAGAATGAGAGCAAAATACAAACCTAGCGACTACGAAGCTTTCCGGAAGCGCTGCGTAGAGATGAAAGAAGCTGGCTGGCGTCAGAAGGACATTTCGGCCGCGCTTGGGCTGACCGAAGGCTGGGTCAGCCAGACTTTAAAGAAGTACCGAGACTCAGGCGCGCAGGGGCTTTTGGCTCGGAAGGCCACCGGTGCCCCGCCTCGAATGACTAGCGATCAATTGGAGAAGCTGGTGGAGGAACTCAAACGGGGAGCACAACACCATGGGTTCAGCGGAGAGATATGGACCCGACAGCGAGTGAACGCGTTGATTGAAAGGTTGTTCGGTGTAAGCTATGACCCGACCCAAGTGGGCCGTATCCTGAAAAGCTGGGATGGGAGCCTGCAAAAACCAGCCAAGAAAGCCCGCCAGCAGAGTACTCAGAAAGTAAATCAGTGGCGGGAAGAGGTACTTCCAGGACTAAAAAAAAGCTGAGGATGAGAACAGGGTTATCCTATACATTGATGAAGCAGCCTGTTATCTGTTGCCTTTCCTGAGCCGTACTTGGGCACCCCGAGGGCAGACACCGATCATCGAAGAGAAAGCGGGAAGGGAACATCTAAGTCTGATCGCTGGCTTGGCTCCCAATGGCCGTTTATACCTCAGTGGGCAGCACAAAGCCTTCGATAGCGACGGGGTAATTGGTTTTT from Salmonirosea aquatica harbors:
- a CDS encoding winged helix-turn-helix domain-containing protein, translated to MRAKYKPSDYEAFRKRCVEMKEAGWRQKDISAALGLTEGWVSQTLKKYRDSGAQGLLARKATGAPPRMTSDQLEKLVEELKRGAQHHGFSGEIWTRQRVNALIERLFGVSYDPTQVGRILKSWDGSLQKPAKKARQQSTQKVNQWREEVLPGLKKS